atatgcatctatttaaagagAACAATAATAATTCTTTATGGATTTCTGACTAagtaacacaagtaatcaatatggtcatttaaaaatatcaatatagatatttcatgattttttagattaaggatattttaggtactttgggttgtgtatttagtagaaTATTAGAATAAGAAATTAAATAGGTGGTGTATaaagtatggagtgtgtattaagtaattaggggtgtgtatttaaaacttctcagaATATTTATATGAGGTGGTACTTCTTTTGAAATATTATATTGAGTCTAAATGGTATTCATATGGGGTGGCGTCTTTCTTGTCAACACTCCCAACTGGCCAACCTCTTGCTCTTGTATGATTTGCAAGTGATTGCACGTATTTGAACATTATATGTTTTTGAGTAATTTACAAGTGGTTGCACCcgtatttgaatttttttttttaaaatgattCTCACACGATTGTGCGTATTTAAAATTTACCTACTTCAAAATGTTTCTCAAGTAATTGCATGTATTTGAATCATAATTATACTTTAGTAGTTGATGATAGAATTCGCCCTTGTGCTATGGAGTATGGATCTTATGCTTTTGTACTTATTATTCATGACACATAGAAGTgcggaaaaaagaaaaaaaacagagctGTTAAAGTAAGAGTAGAGTTGTTATTCATGATCTCAGTCTCTTTGAATACCATGTGACAAGTTAAGTAGTGGTCTTGTCCAATAACATCTCACCATGTAGGCAGAGTGAACATTTACATTACAGATTAATAACAAATACTTCTACTTTGGACAATTTATAATATCTCAAACTATAATTCAAGTATATCGTGACACAACGATTTTCCAAATGAAATTGAGAATTTGTTAGAATAGATGAGACAAAATTCTCATGATAAATATTTTCTTACAAAATAAGTAAAAGGTTAATTTTGTAcacaaaagtaaaaaataagTATTCCGCGATACAACGATTTTCCAAATAAAATTGAGAATTTACTAAAATAAACGAGGCAAAATTCCCGTGATAcatatttcttaaaaaaaaaaagtaataggTTTTTGAGAGGAAATAAGTAAAAGGTTAATTTGTACACAAAAGTAAAAAAAGGATGCGTGTGATCAATAGGGTCAACCCGAAAAAATCCACCTACTCGACGCCGCCTGATCAGCCGTACACAAAATGACAACTTATAATGATCCAGAGGATCTAAAATACCCCCAAACTTTAATTAATATAAAAAACTGCACCGCGCCCGCGAGAATAGGACACCCAGCCAATAGAAACCAGCCAGAACTTCACGGAGTCCAATAGAATCACGCCACGTACCGTTCCCCCGTCACATCCCACCTACGTCAAACCTCAAGCACAATCAAATATTTTAACTACCCAAACCCAGCTTCCCCGAAATTCAACTAATCTCAAATTTAATCCCCAGCTAATTACCCATTTAATTCTTATAATAGtcgcagagaaagagagagagagagagagagagagtgtggaaGCGCAGTGATAGTGGGAGTTGGAGAGACGGCACAGCAGCCGATGCGGGCGAGAAGAACCGGCCGTTGAAAATTGAAAGCTTCCGCTTTCTCTGGTCTTATCTCTGCAAAATTGGACTAACAGCTACTtggaaatttcttttgtttccgGAGAGGAATTAGTTTTTGACTGGAGGtactttgaactttgaagagtCACAAAAACCCTTCATATTTGTTAGAATTTTACCTATTGTTCTCTACTGTTTGCTTTTTGTTCGCTTGGAGTTTCGGTTAATTCTTCCGAATTTGATTCCGATTCTCCGTTATTTCGGCTTGCGTCCGAATCCAGTTTCTTTTGGATGCCTTTGATCTATTGAGAGATTTGAAGTTTCGCTGAGAGGTTtcgtttttttctcttttgtcttTCGGTGTGCTAGATCTGAATGGGGAAAGGAGGTGAGGATTTCGGTAAGCGAGAGAAGGCGGCGGGGCCTACGACGTCTGCCGATCGCGATGCGTTTCCGGCGTGGAGTAAGGAGATTCATGAGTGCGAGAAGCACTTCGGCGTGAGCCGGCAGTTAGGGCTGACGTCGGCGGAGGTGGCGAAGCGGCGGGAGGAGTACGGGTGGAACGAGTTGGAGAAGCACGAGGGGCAGTCGATTTGGAGTCTGGTGCTCGACCAGTTCAACGATACTCTGGTGCGGATCCTGCTCGTCGCGGCGGTCGTCTCGTTTGTGCTGGCGTGGTTGGACGGGGAGGAAGGCGGTGAGAAGGAGATCACGGCGTTTGTGGAGCCGTTGGTGATCTTTTTGATTCTGATTGTGAACGCGATTGTTGGGGTTTGGCAGGAGAGCAATGCCGAGAAGGCGCTGGAGGCGCTTAAGGAGATTCAGTCGGAGCAGGCGACTGTGATTCGGAATGGGATTAAGGTTCCGAATTTGCCGGCGAAGGAGCTTGTTCCCGGAGATATTGTGGAGCTTAAGGTTGGGGATAAGGTTCCGGCTGATATGCGTGTAGTGCAGTTGATTAGCTCGACCTTGAGGGTTGAGCAGGGTTCATTGACTGGAGAGAGTGAGGCTGTGAATAAGACTAACAAGCCGGTTCCGGAGGATGCTGATATTCAGGGGAAGTGGTCTATGGTGTTTGCCGGGACGACTATTGTGAATGGGAATTGCATTTGCTTGGTTGCCCAGACCGGAATGGCCACCGAGATTGGGAAGGTGCATATGCAAATTCATGTGGCTTCACAGAGTGAGGAagacactccgttgaagaagAAGCTTAATGAGTTTGGGGAGATGCTCACTATGATAATTGGAGTGATTTGTGCATTGGTGTGGCTCATCAATGTCAAGTACTTCCTCACTTGGGATTATGTTGATGGGATGCCGAGGAACTTCAAGTTTTCATTTGAGAAGTGCACTTATTACTTCGAGATTGCAGTGGCACTGGCTGTGGCTGCTATTCCTGAAGGTTTGCCGGCAGTCATCACTACCTGCTTGGCACTTGGTACCCGCAAAATGGCACAGAAGAATGCCTTGGTTAGAAAGCTTCCCAGTGTTGAAACTCTGGGTTGTACCACAGTCATTTGTTCTGACAAAACAGGGACCTTGACTACGAACCAAATGGCAGTTTCCAGGCTTGTAGCTTTGGGTCCTAGTCCAACTATAATACGGAAGTTTAAGGTGGATGGGACTACTTACAATCCAGCAGATGGCAAAATTTATGACTGGCCAAGTGGACGTATGGATACTAATCTTCAAACGATTGCAAAGGTAGCTGCTGTCTGTAATGATGCTGGTATTACCCAATCAGAACAGAAGTATGTTGCCCATGGAATGCCTACCGAGGCAGCTCTTAAGGTTAGTTTATATCCATATGCTGTATGTTTATGCTGATGGTTAAATGTGTTTGTTTCCGTGAATAAACATCATATGTTGGAAACCTAGCAAACGAGATTCTTGGTGAATGAAGTGTAGGAGGATCTGTTTGTCAAGTATTTCCATCCTGCGAAAGCAAGTCATTTTGTTAACTCTGGCTCACTGTCATTTCAGGTTTTAGTTGAGAAGATGGGGCTTCCTGAAGCATCTCGAGGTGTGGGATCAAGTAAAACTGATTTACTAGGTAAGCCATACTCTGGACTTGAAATGGTTCGTTTTATCTATGTGGTTACAACTTTTGAACATTTAGAATTGACTGCTGCCTCTTTGGTTACTTCTGCTCTTAAGGTTGTTGCAAGCACTGGAATGAATCTGAGCGCCGAGTTGCAACTCTTGAGTTTGATCGTGATAGGAAATCTATGGGTGTCATTGCCACCTCCCGTTCGGGGAAAAATTCTTTGCTAGTGAAGGTATGTACAAAAGTTATGATAACAAGTTTAGTAATTTATTATAAGTGTATGGATCAACCTATGGCATTTGATAATTTTTAGGAGTCTTTTTGTGTAATGATGAAATCTGAGATTTCGAGGAATATGTGAATTTATTTGTCAAGGAAATCAATTTTGTTCTGATATTACTTTTTCAATAAAATCGTGCTCCTATTGCAGTTTGCAATCTGCAACGTTATGTGCAATGGTTTCTGTTTGGTGGTATCTGGAATGGCATATTACCTTTGATATGTTAACCCCTGCTTGGAGATGAATTTTTTGTAGtttcatttttgaaaatttttggtTGTGCCTTTTtgggaaaaaaattgaaattggcaGAAGTCTGTTATCTCTctgccacttttttttttacctgaTATCCCCTGGCCATTAGGAAAATGTATTTATGGTAaaaattgtttgtttgattttaactgaACCCATCTTTTTTGCTGCTTATTTGACTGGTGCTTCTCTTAGAGGTAGAAAGCATGAGACAGTAGTGCCTTAGTTGTTTTTGTTTCCTCATAATATAtacttgtttgatttttttttttgttgagaagaatATACTTGTTTGATTGGTGGCAATTGTAAGACACATTATCCTGAGCGGTCATATTTTCTTGCcctctccatttttctttttcaatttccaCAGAATGTTTAAGATTTCACTTCTGAAATGAGGTGCTACATTATGGCAGGGTGCTGTAGAAAATGTGTTGGAGAGAAGCACTCAGGTTCAGTTGCTTGATGGAACTGTTGTACCACTAGACAATAACTCAAAGAACTACATCTTACAAGCTCTTAATGAGATGTCATCTGATGCACTACGTTGTCTGGGATTTGCATATAAAGATGACTTGGCTGACTTTGAGTCCTATGATGGTGATGAGCATCCAGCTCACAAGCAATTACTTGATCCATCCAATTATTCATCAATAGAGAGCGAACTTGTTTTTGTTGGCTTGGTTGGACTGAGGGTGAGTAGTAACATGTTGATCTCTGTATCTTTTTGCTTATTATTCATCATAGAATTTTCACTTATTAAATAACTGTGTATTTTGTATCACAAGGATCCACCAAGAGAGGAGGTTTTTGATGCAATTGAAGATTGCCGTGCGGCAGGAATTCGTGTTATGGTAATTACTGGAGATAAT
Above is a genomic segment from Rosa chinensis cultivar Old Blush chromosome 3, RchiOBHm-V2, whole genome shotgun sequence containing:
- the LOC112191640 gene encoding calcium-transporting ATPase 1, endoplasmic reticulum-type — its product is MGKGGEDFGKREKAAGPTTSADRDAFPAWSKEIHECEKHFGVSRQLGLTSAEVAKRREEYGWNELEKHEGQSIWSLVLDQFNDTLVRILLVAAVVSFVLAWLDGEEGGEKEITAFVEPLVIFLILIVNAIVGVWQESNAEKALEALKEIQSEQATVIRNGIKVPNLPAKELVPGDIVELKVGDKVPADMRVVQLISSTLRVEQGSLTGESEAVNKTNKPVPEDADIQGKWSMVFAGTTIVNGNCICLVAQTGMATEIGKVHMQIHVASQSEEDTPLKKKLNEFGEMLTMIIGVICALVWLINVKYFLTWDYVDGMPRNFKFSFEKCTYYFEIAVALAVAAIPEGLPAVITTCLALGTRKMAQKNALVRKLPSVETLGCTTVICSDKTGTLTTNQMAVSRLVALGPSPTIIRKFKVDGTTYNPADGKIYDWPSGRMDTNLQTIAKVAAVCNDAGITQSEQKYVAHGMPTEAALKVLVEKMGLPEASRGVGSSKTDLLGCCKHWNESERRVATLEFDRDRKSMGVIATSRSGKNSLLVKGAVENVLERSTQVQLLDGTVVPLDNNSKNYILQALNEMSSDALRCLGFAYKDDLADFESYDGDEHPAHKQLLDPSNYSSIESELVFVGLVGLRDPPREEVFDAIEDCRAAGIRVMVITGDNKNTAEAICREIGVFGTHEDISARSITGREFMNLPDQKAFLRQGGGLLFSRAEPRHKQEIVRLLKDEGEVVAMTGDGVNDAPALKLADIGIAMGIAGTEVAKEASDMVLADDNFSTIVAAVGEGRSIYNNMKAFIRYMISSNIGEVASIFLTAALGIPEGLIPVQLLWVNLVTDGPPATALGFNPPDQDIMKKPPRRSDDSLISAWILFRYLVIGLYVGVATVGVFIIWYTHSSFMGIDLSGDGHSLVTYSQLANWGQCTTWQNFTASPFTAGNEVISFDKNPCDYFHGGKVKAMTLSLSVLVAIEMFNSLNALSEDGSLLTMPPWVNPWLLVAMSVSFGLHFLILYVPFLAQIFGIVPLSLNEWLLVLAVSLPVILIDEILKLVGRWTSKSHISRRRKPSKPKAE